The Duganella sp. BuS-21 sequence AGCCGCCGTTCTGGATGGCGGCGCGCACGCGGTCTTTGGCTTCCTTCACTTCCGTATCGGCCAGGCCGACGATGGTGAAGGCCGGCAAGCCGTTCGCCAGGTGTACCTCGACGCTGACTTCCTGCGCCTCCATGCCGGCCAGGGCGCGGCTTTTGAGTACGGCGAGTGACATGGCTGGGCGTAGTGGCGAGGCAGGAAAGGACGGGGGACCAGCCGCCAGCGTAGCCCCCATCCAGCCATGCCACTTTGCGCGAGAACAAACCTGCTCGCGCTGTGATTGCTTATTGCTTAATCTTGCCTTCCAGCTCGGCCAGGCGGGTTTCCAACGCTTCCAGCTTGGCGCGGGTCTTGGCCAGGACTTGGGTCTGGATGTCGAATTCCTCGCGCGTCACCAGGTCCAGTTTGGCGAAACCCTGCGTCATCATGGACTTGACGTTCTTCTCAATGTCCTTTGCTGGTGAGTTTTCGATGGCCTGGCTGATCTTGTTTTGCAAATCGTTGAAAAAATTGTTCTTATCCATAATATTCCTTGATCTGGTTAGTCCATCATTGCACCATTACGGTGCGGGTCGGCGTTAATCTGGTGCGAAAGCGCCGACATCCCTCTTCACGCTCGTGACAATTCTCACTTTGGGGCGATGCCGCCCGTTGTCAACCATGATACGGCACCTGACGGCCGGACAACATTAGCTGGCACACATTCTGCTAAAGAAGGCTATGACAGAATTTTAAACCGCAACTGCTAATGAAGTTCAACTCTAGGAAAACAATTATGAAAATGGCCAAGAACCTTACCCTGATCGCTGCGTTGACCTTAGCATTCGCGTCCATGGCGCAGGCCCAGGAAGCGGCACCCGCTCCTGAAGCCAAACCCGATAACGAAGTCAGCTACAACGTGGCCTTCGTCAGCGATTACCGTTACCGCGGTATCTCGCAAACTCGCCTGAAGCCAGCCCTGCAAGGCGGCGCGGATTACGTGAACAACCCGACCGGCTTCTACGCCGGCACCTGGCTGACCAACATCAAGTGGGTCAAGGACGGCGGCGGCGACGGCTCGGTGGAATGGGACATCTACGCCGGCAAGCGCGGCGCCATTTCCGATGCCATCAGCTACGACGTCGGCGGCCTGTACTACTACTACCCGTCGAACAAGCTGAACCCAAGCGCCAACACCTTCGAACTCTACGGCCAGCTCAGCGCCGGTCCGTTCTTGATCAAATACTCGCGCTCGACCACCAACCTGTTCGGCTTCGCCGACAGCAAGAACTCGGGTTACTTCGACGCCCAGATCAACCAGGAAATCGCCGACGGCTACATCGTCAACCTGCATCTGGGTCGCCAGAACGTGAAGAACAACGACGCCGCCAGCTATAACGATTACAAGATCGGCGTCACCAAAGATTTCGGCGTAGTGAGTGTTTCCTTGGCGGCGGTCTCTGCAAACACGAACGCCTACACCGGAAAAGGGAAAGACCTGGGTAAAACCGGCGCCGTCCTGACCATTTCCAAAATCTTCTAAGCGAGGCCAGTATGAAAATGATTACCGCCATTATCAAGCCGTTCAAGCTTGACGAGGTGCGTGAAGCGCTCTCGGCGATTAACGTGCAGGGCATCACCGTGACCGAAGTCAAAGGCTTCGGCCGTCAGAAGGGCCACACCGAGCTGTATCGCGGTGCCGAGTATGTCGTCGACTTCCTGCCCAAGACCAAGATCGAAGCGGCCGTGGATGATTCCATCGTCGAGCAGGCGATCGAGGCGATCGAAGGCGCCGCCCGCACCGGCAAGATCGGCGACGGCAAGATCTTCGTGTACAACCTGGAACAAGTGATCCGCATTCGTACCGGTGAAACCGGCAACGAAGCTCTCTAAGAGGACGATGAGAATGAAGAAAACTATAACAAGCTTGCTAGCTGGGGTATCCATCCTGTTTGCGCTGGCCGCACCTGTGTACGCCCAAGACGCCAAGCCGGCGGAAGCACCTGCCGCTGCTGCAACGGCCACCGCCACCGCCACCGCGCCAGCCGCCGCCCCTGAAGCGCCTGCCGCCGCCCCTGCTGCCGCTGCGCCAGCTGCAGCGGCGCCGGCCGAAGCCGCTCCCGCCGCGCCTGCGCCGACGCCGCAAAAGGGCGACACCGCCTGGATGATGGTCTCGACCCTGCTGGTGATCCTGATGACGATTCCCGGCCTGGCGCTGTTCTACGGCGGCCTGGTCCGCTCCAAGAATATGCTGTCGATCCTGATGCAAGTGTTCATGGTGTTCGCCCTGATCATCGTGCTGTGGTGCATCTACGGTTACTCGCTGGCGTTCACCGAAGGCAATGCCTTCTTCGGCAACCTGCATGACCGCACCTTCCTCAACAACATCTGGGATCCGGCCAAGGGCGCGTTTGCCTACGCCGCCACCTTCAGCAAAGGCGTGGTGATTCCGGAGTTCGTGTTCGTCGCCTTCCAGGGCACCTTCGCGGCCATCACCTGCGGCCTGATCATCGGCGCCTTCGCCGAGCGCGCCAAGTTCACTGCCGTGCTGGCCTTCATCGTGATCTGGTTCACCTTCGCCTACCTGCCGATGGCCCACATGGTCTGGTTCTGGACCGGTCCTGACGCGATCAAGGATGCCGCCACCCTGGCCACCGAAACCGCCAAAGCCGGCTTCCTGTTCCAGAAAGGCGCGCTGGACTTCGCCGGCGGCACCGTGGTGCACATCAATGCCGCCGTGGCCGGCCTGGTGGGCGCCTTCATGATCGGCAAGCGCGTCGGCTACGGCCGCGAATCGATGGCCCCGCACTCGGTGACCATGACCATGATCGGCGCTTCGCTGCTGTGGGTCGGCTGGTTCGGTTTCAATGCCGGTTCGTCGCTGGAAGCCGGCGACATCGCCG is a genomic window containing:
- a CDS encoding accessory factor UbiK family protein, whose translation is MDKNNFFNDLQNKISQAIENSPAKDIEKNVKSMMTQGFAKLDLVTREEFDIQTQVLAKTRAKLEALETRLAELEGKIKQ
- a CDS encoding TorF family putative porin, with the protein product MKMAKNLTLIAALTLAFASMAQAQEAAPAPEAKPDNEVSYNVAFVSDYRYRGISQTRLKPALQGGADYVNNPTGFYAGTWLTNIKWVKDGGGDGSVEWDIYAGKRGAISDAISYDVGGLYYYYPSNKLNPSANTFELYGQLSAGPFLIKYSRSTTNLFGFADSKNSGYFDAQINQEIADGYIVNLHLGRQNVKNNDAASYNDYKIGVTKDFGVVSVSLAAVSANTNAYTGKGKDLGKTGAVLTISKIF
- a CDS encoding P-II family nitrogen regulator, with amino-acid sequence MKMITAIIKPFKLDEVREALSAINVQGITVTEVKGFGRQKGHTELYRGAEYVVDFLPKTKIEAAVDDSIVEQAIEAIEGAARTGKIGDGKIFVYNLEQVIRIRTGETGNEAL
- the amt gene encoding ammonium transporter; translation: MKKTITSLLAGVSILFALAAPVYAQDAKPAEAPAAAATATATATAPAAAPEAPAAAPAAAAPAAAAPAEAAPAAPAPTPQKGDTAWMMVSTLLVILMTIPGLALFYGGLVRSKNMLSILMQVFMVFALIIVLWCIYGYSLAFTEGNAFFGNLHDRTFLNNIWDPAKGAFAYAATFSKGVVIPEFVFVAFQGTFAAITCGLIIGAFAERAKFTAVLAFIVIWFTFAYLPMAHMVWFWTGPDAIKDAATLATETAKAGFLFQKGALDFAGGTVVHINAAVAGLVGAFMIGKRVGYGRESMAPHSVTMTMIGASLLWVGWFGFNAGSSLEAGDIAGLAFINTLLATAAATVAWVFAEWIFKGKPSMLGGASGAVAGLVAITPACGFVGPMGALIIGLLAGVICLWGVNGLKRLLGADDSLDVFGVHGVGGILGAILTGVFAAPSLGGQGIFDYVANKASPDYSIAAQVMVQATGVGVTILWSAVVSVIAYKLVDIVIGLRVPEEEEREGLDITTHGESAYHA